The Kribbella shirazensis genomic interval ACCTCTACGGCCAGGACTTCGGTCCGTTCGCCCAGCTGGCCGGGAAGCTGAGCCTGCCGGCGCCGACGTTCCTCAGCAGCGACTGGATGCTCGGTTCCATCGCGAACATCGTCACCTGGGAGTTCACCGGCTACAACATGATCATCCTGTACGCCGCCCTCCGGGCCGTACCGCACGACCTCTACGAGGCCGCCGCAGTGGACGGCGCCGGAGCGATCCGGACCGCGTGGAGCATCAAGATCCCGGCGCTCCGGCCGGCCCTGCTGGTCTGCCTGATCTTCTCGGTCATCGGCAGCTTCCAGTTGTTCAACGAACCTCAGTTGATGCAGCGACTGGCCCCGAGCGTCATCGACAGCGCCTACACGCCGAACCTCTACGCCTACACCCTGGCCTTCACTGGCCAGGAGGTGAACTACGCCGCAGCGGTCTCGTTCCTCCTCGGCGCGGTGATCGTCGTCGCGTCGTACGCCGTGCTGTTCATGAGCACCCGGAGGTCCAGGTCATGACGGCCAGACGCAGCAACGTGCTCACCGTGTGCATGGTGCTCCTGCTCATCTACTTCCTGCTGCCGTTGTTCTGGTTGTTCATCGCCTCGACGAAGACGGTGGGCGACCTGTTCTCGAGCTTCGGCCTGTGGTTCGCCGACGACT includes:
- a CDS encoding carbohydrate ABC transporter permease — protein: MSVNTTDRLGARAPSRSEVRRRGRGVSHARTGYLFVAPFMLVFLGLLVLPLAYAAYLSLFQERLIGGTVFAGLDNYTRALTDPRLLGGMGRVALFFLIQVPIMLAIGLLAALAIDSGLLRAAKTFRLGIFLPYAVPSVVATLMWGYLYGQDFGPFAQLAGKLSLPAPTFLSSDWMLGSIANIVTWEFTGYNMIILYAALRAVPHDLYEAAAVDGAGAIRTAWSIKIPALRPALLVCLIFSVIGSFQLFNEPQLMQRLAPSVIDSAYTPNLYAYTLAFTGQEVNYAAAVSFLLGAVIVVASYAVLFMSTRRSRS